The Spirosoma oryzicola region GCCGTTTGGGCCAGTTCGGGCTGGGCGATTTTTTGTTTATTCAGAACCGAATCGACCCACTTACCGTCTTTTACAGGCACTTGTTTCGGCAGGTTGTTGGCGCTGTTGAGCTTAAACTGATAGTTGTAGTACTGCTTTGCCGTGTTGGCAACGCTCTGGCTCGTGTTTTTGTAATCCTTCTGCAACGAATCCGTCAGGGTCGAAAGCTGTTTCAGGTCTTTCATGTACTCGTGATACTCGAACTGGTTTTCGTCCGTACGCTTGATACCGAACGACTCCAGACTGATAACGAGCCGGTAATCCTTGAATCCATTCCGGACGAACTCCGCTCCTTTGGCGGGTGAGCCATTGCTGGCGTAACTCACCGTACTATTTCCGGAATATTCCTGGTAATCGTTTCCGTTGAAAAGCTCAAAGACGAGGTAAGTCCGGTCTTTATCCGTATACATCCGCCCCGAATCGGCCAGAATGATTTCCCGGTTTCCGGTTTCCATTCCGTTCGTCGGATGTTTGTAGATGACCAGTCCTTTCAGCAAATCGCCGGTTGTACTTTCTTTAGCGGTTTTGACTTTCTGGTCCACTTTGATGCTGTAGCCCGGCAGGTCATTGTAAAAAATCCCTTCTTTTAGGCTGAGCGTCGCTTTGGCCGTCTTGATATCGTACAAAAGGCTGTAGCCTTTCAGATTGGCCCAGGGCGACACGCTGTTGTTGAACCAGAATGAAAACGCACTGATCCCCACAGCTACGATCAGTAAGGGGCGCATGGCACGGGTAAGCGAGATACCTGCACTTTTTAGAGCCGTCAGCTCAAAGAATTCGCCCAGATTTCCGAACGTCATCAGCGACGACAGCAGGACAGCCAGCGGCAGCGCTGTTGGAATGGTCAGTAGCGCAAAGTAAAAAAGCAGGCGACCGAAGGTGGCTAAATCGAGGTCTTTCGAAACAAAATCGTCAATATAAAACATCAGGAGCCGCATCAGAAAGATAAAGATGACGACACCCAGGGTCAGAATAAACGGCCCCCAGAATGAGCCGAGTACTAACTTATCTATTTTCTTCATGCTACTATGCCGCTCATGCGGTTCGAACAGCCCAGCAAACGGGCGACGATTCGTAGGTGGTTTCTATACTATACGTATAACCAGCGGCTACCGTTCATTCATTAACAATAATTAACTGCCA contains the following coding sequences:
- a CDS encoding LptF/LptG family permease; the encoded protein is MKKIDKLVLGSFWGPFILTLGVVIFIFLMRLLMFYIDDFVSKDLDLATFGRLLFYFALLTIPTALPLAVLLSSLMTFGNLGEFFELTALKSAGISLTRAMRPLLIVAVGISAFSFWFNNSVSPWANLKGYSLLYDIKTAKATLSLKEGIFYNDLPGYSIKVDQKVKTAKESTTGDLLKGLVIYKHPTNGMETGNREIILADSGRMYTDKDRTYLVFELFNGNDYQEYSGNSTVSYASNGSPAKGAEFVRNGFKDYRLVISLESFGIKRTDENQFEYHEYMKDLKQLSTLTDSLQKDYKNTSQSVANTAKQYYNYQFKLNSANNLPKQVPVKDGKWVDSVLNKQKIAQPELAQTAYSQAQNILSYATSNVTYLNEKEKNVWKYQLETHHKFTQAISVFVMFLIGAPMGAIIKKGGFGLPVLVSIVFFIFLYVLTLTGDKYAKEGLLWVPIGAWMANLVLFPVGLFLMQRARHDSRLFDKDIYVIAWERLKRKWAARKEQKVAVG